The DNA segment AGCGATGGAGAAACCAGAAACCACAGTGTGGTGCCAGCACAAGGTGTCTGTGCCggggcagctcagctctgcccgCTCATCACGGCTCTGGCAGCACCCAAAGAGCAAAGCCCCTCCGAGAGCCTGGGGAACTGGGGTGCAGCTCGGGGACCCCCTTACCTTTTCAGGCCGCTGGccagggagaggcagagcatggcgaggaggaggaggcgctTCATGCTGGCGGCTCAGTGGCCTCCAACAACCTGCAGGTTGTTCTTATACCCCCAGGGCCGCCCGGCGCCCGCGATAACGCCCCTGCCAGAGTCAACACCGCGCTCGGGCACCGGGCATGAATCACTGGCCACGTCCCAGGCGAGGCAGAACGGGCACTGCGGGGTCAGGTTtgcttttgtgggtgagggaggCGTGGGGGGGACCTGCAGGGAGCCGTGCCGGCTGCTTTTGGGGCAGGGAAGGTCTTAGGGAAGTGGGAGCAGGACGGGACGCTCATCCCAACAGCAGTCCCTGCCCGCTGGCAATCACACAGCCAGTGGAAGTCCCCCCAAAATGCTCCGGGGGAGCGTTTCCCCTCTCCTTTGCACCACAGCTCCACCCCAGGGACCTGCCCGTGGCCATGGGGTGCCCCAAACCCCGGCAGCTGCAGGGAGTGCAGGAAAAGGATGCGTTTGTAGCATCAGGGCAGCCACCgaactaaaaagaaaacactaatTAGCAGTGATGGACTGCTCTGGAATCTCCAGCTTTCCCTTCTAAACAGCAGTCGGTGCCAGGAAGAAGTGGCTTTTCATGGGAGACAGTTCCCTGTTGCTTTCCAGCCACTAATGGGCTCGTCCCCTGTGAGTTTTGTTTAACCCAGGACGGGCGTCTCATTAAAGCCTCTGAGTGCAAACAGAAAATGCTGATGAACAAATAAAGCCTTTAGATATGAGGGGAAGTGAGTGGGGGGAGGAAAGGGTTTTCTTGCTGCCACCATCTCTCAGGCCAGGGATGATGCTGTGCTGTCCTTGTTTTCCATGTTTGTGGCACTAATGGTTGGGGCCACAAAGGGGGTGTTTTACTCAGGTGTTTTACTCTTTAACGGGGTTTCTACCCTTAGCACTGTGGTAATCAATTTTTTATCTATCCCAGTTAGTCTGTTTTATCCAATTAAAGCCCTCCTCCAGGAAATCAAAGTCCATACCTGTGAGGCCCAGGTACCAATGGGGCTGTGAGAGAGCCAAGCCGTGTCTCCTTTTGGGGGGAATTGTGTCTCTGCCCCTGGGAGATGCTCCAAGgctcctcctctctgcagctttgcagggagattaagcttaaaaaaatcttatcaAATTTTTTGGTATAAGCAGGGAGATGCAGGGCAAGGCAGAGTGGATGCTGGTGGCAGATGCTGACATATTTTTCCCAGTCAAATGAAAATTCCCTGCATTTCCCTGTGCCCAGATTGGTGGCTGCAGTGTTTTTTTACTGAGTAGCTTTACACCAAGTGATTATGTGTTTCCCTTTTAAGATGCAGTTTAATGTACTTTATGTATTTAATGTATTTCCCCTCTCGTCCTAATCATATATTCATGGATTAAAAAGAAACTTCCTAAaacaaaagcagctgcagcaagTGCCAGATCAGCTGAAAGCAGCAAGTGGATTGTTCCAGACATGGTTTATAACCCGAAAATCCTGTCAGAAAACCCAGCCTGAAGGGTCACTGGGCTTCAGAGATAAACGTGAGGGTGAGCTGTAGCACAGACACGCCAAACACTTGCAGTGAAATGGTTTATTTTGTTCAAAAGATTCCCCAATTGGATCATCATAATCTGCAAACTCCTGACAGCGGATTCAGCATGAAAATGCGAAGATGAAAGTCATAAAGAGGGCCCAAACCTTTCATTTAGAAATTTTTGAAGTGAAGCAAAATCATGTCTACTTTTTAGCTGTTTTAGAAGGAATTTTAAGAGCTAAATTCTCAGAGGTGcatcaacatttttatttcaagtggAGCAAaatgggtgggtttttttctgtcttttgggaGCAACTCGGCCATATTTGCCCAGAAAACTGGGACAAAAAGGCTTTGATTCATGAGTACTTTCAGCTGTACCTCAATATGTGGAATACACTGGGTTTGCAGGGGGAAGAGATGTCCTGTTTTCAACCCATGGTGCCCCTCAACTCTTCAGGAtcagcctgtccctgcctgtccctgcctgtgctgcccatccctgcctgctcctgggaCGCAGCCCAGAGTGACAGAGCCAAACACAGCATTATTTATGAAGTTATTTAGCATTATTTATGACACTTTGAATCCGTCTTGTtaataaaacagcagaaaaagctCTTACACCCCAAAGAAATGTGATTAAAGGTGGCTCAAGctcctggagcatcccaggtCTGGTGATATTTGTgcagccctgcactgctgccagGCAGGGGCTGTCCCAAGGTGTGTCTCACCCTCTCAGCTGCACAAACCTGCCCTCAGGTGCCTCAGAATTACGTTGTGCACCTTGGGTGTAAAATGCACCTCTTGCCAGCTCTATGTATGGGGCTTTCCTCATGCAAGAAACCTGCTTTGAGGCTAAAAATATGTTATCTGTGTTCCTTTTTATGCGTTTCCTTTAGTGTAGCCACTTCCACTGAGAGCTCTGGCTGATTCAAATCGTGCCCAAGCAGCGTGTTCTAAAAAggccctttttttcccctccgtTTATCAAACACTTCTCCCACCTGTTAATCTGTTTATCCATCACCGAGCACTTGAAAGAGAGAAATGCTGCAATAGCAAAcactcacattaaaaaaaaaaacaacaaacaagccAGTTTCAGTTAAATATTTACCTGTGGCACAGCAGTCGGGGGTAGAGCAGGACTAACATCTCCTGGTGAGGGAGCTGGTGATCCTGCAGTCCCAGGGGATGAGGGGGAATGTGGGAAATGACTGACCCATAGTGGGGATGTGGCAGGGGACCCCAGTTTGtggtgcagctcctgggggatGTAGTTCTTCTTGGGATCTGTTCTTCTCTTTGCCTTTAGAAGGTCCAGGGCATTCACCGGGATGTTGGGATGTTTTCTCCCTGGGAGAGGATTGCTGTGGGGGTGATGGAGATGGTGAAATGCCAGCAGGCGCCATCTCCATGATTAGGGACTTTGCAAAAAGGGTTCCTGACCTGTCTCCTTCCAGGGAAACAGCACAAGAGaggccaggctgctgcagggaatTCCCAGCACCTAAACTCTGGCTCAGTGTGAGAGCTGCAACATCATCAGTTCCCATGGAGCAGTGGCCCAGCCCTCCCTAAATCTGGTGGCAACCATCAGGAGGGgtctgccaggctgctgcttgCACCCCAGCATTATTAAGTGATTCTGCAAGTTATTCCTGAACCAGAAAACTTCCCAGAGCACGGGCAGGTGGAGGCCCATCCACCCTCATGCGAGGTGCTGGGACCACATCCCCTATgaggtaaaatattttatccCTGTGCAAGATGTTTACCTGGAAGCACCCAGAGCACTTTTTGGGTGGCAGCTGAGTTGCTGGGGACTgcagctggctccctgccctcAGGACTGCTCTGCTCCAAGGAAGCTCAGCTGCGTTTTGGCACAAAGCTGTTGGAAGACGGAGCAAGACGCAGAACCTGGTCAAGCAGTGCAGGGTCCCAAACCCTGCAGCAAAGTGGTTACAGAACAGCAGAGAAACacccaaatatatttaaatgagGCAGCTGACAGAGGGGAGGCATCATGGAACCTCATGTGGGCTTGTTCCTGCCATTGCCAGGGGGGCAGAGCGTGACCGCATCCGGCACCGATGGCGAGCGCTCTGAGCCGCCGGACCCTGCGGCTGCActgaaaatgctgctgaaaCATCCTTagatcctgctgcctcccaggctccagctgcccCGGTCCTGCAGGAAGGAGgtgtgcagagctctgctgccccaggTAAATCACCGCTGGGTCTCGCGCTCCGCCGGGCGTGGGATGCGATGCTCggaacagcaggaggagagctGGGTTGGGTGTCCACCTCCAAGGGTGCCTGCAGGCATGTGCCACCACCAGGCTGAGCTTTGGCCTTTAACTGGGCCAGCAAGGCCTGACTCTGATGGGATTAAAACAATTTGAGGCGTTCTGGTGGGTTTTCTTACCTTTAGATGGAGAGTGGACGTCTTGCATTGACCTCTCGGCAAGCGGCCGAGGAGCAGCTCTTTGCAGGCCTTGATTCCAACACAGCACCTTGCTTGAAAAGGGTTCGTGtcctgaggggctggagggtggGAGGCCCACAGAAATTACCTGAGTGACCCAAAAAAGTGCATGTGCTGCCAGGCTCTGGCTGGCTGCTCTCTCCAACCAGAGATTTCGATAACGCGTTCGCGTATCGGTGCTTCCATCTCGCCCTACCCGGCTCAGCAAAGAGCCTGCCTGCCACTGAGAGCTGGATTTGGGTCTTATTTTGCAATTTCCTTTTGAGCAGCTCGCTTTTCAGATCGTTATCTGCCACAGCAGCATCGCCTGCCCCTCGGTAGGAAATGAGCCTTTTAAGAATGGCAGCCCCCTGAGGAGGAGATTTGGGGACAGAGCAGTTTAATAAGGGAAGGGGAAGATTCCAGCAAGGAATGGGCTTTTAGCTTGGCTGTTGCCAGACTGTTTGGGTAAGTGGGGCTTCACAGGAGAGTGGTGGTTATCAGAAAAGCTTCTGATGAATTACACTGAGAAACGTGTCATAGAGGAAATTCTAGAATCTGATCCATAGGATGGATAATGCCTTTGCTGTAACTATCAATCTATCAGTCTATCAGCCATATCATCATGGCTTCTTTAATCACTGTATCAAAGCTTCAGCTGAAATCTCTCCCTGTCAGCCATTCATAAATGAGAGTTTATAGGCACTGAGTGGAAATTTGAAGTGACTTTATGCAAGTGAAAGCTCACAAAATGAACACCTCGATTGCCATCCTTTATTATAGATCTCTGGAGTGTTATGGCCAAAAGCCCCAAGCCAAGGGGCCCAGCTCAGGCAtttgtgttttctgattttctgcCTTAAGCCCTCTTAAGTTAACCAGGATTTAAGTGCTCACCTAGAATTAAATCCGAGGTGTCTCAGACAGAGAGGTGTTGAAGGGCCTCTGATATTTCTATCTGGACCTTGACTGATGCAAGAGCCTCACACCAACCCACAGCCTTCTTTTGGTTACTTTATtctatgttttttattttttttttcagattatagttctctctctctttttttttttttttggtggattaagagaaaaaagaaagaaggaaccACGAGATAGGATTAAAGTGAGAAGAATAAATTTCAATTCTTGTTGCTCCCAGGGCCACAGTGGAGCCTGGGAGCTCCTGTCAAGTAGCAGATAGGACTGAGGTGACAGTTTATAAAGCCATTAAGCTCAgtgataagggcagggagagcctGTGGCTGTGTGAGGGTGTGAACTAGAAGGACTTGAgcagagggagggctgggggcctTTATTTTACATCTGCAATGTCCAACCACCTCTGTCAAGTGCTGAGCCTGATCTTCAGCTCGTGAGGAGCAGCGTGAAGCTCAGTGGGACCATTTTGGTTGGTTGCCTCCAGGTCTTGCTGCCTTTCTGTGTCCCCCCAAGACCCTGGAGACGCCTCACCAGGAGAATGATCTCTTGTGAGTGGTGAGTACAACACCCTGGGAGAGGAGccctgcaaacattcaaggctgggctggggggctctgagccatctgctctagttgaagatgtccctgctcaacagggggttggactggatgagcttcaaaggtcccttccaacccaaaccattctataattctgtaaTATCTGTAactcctcccttccctcaagCACCACACACCCCCACTGGCAATGAGGGTTTCAAAAACCCTTCTGAGGACAGGCACCCAAAAATGAAGTGCAAGGAACACCAGTCATTCTTGTAAACCAAGCCCCAGATTTTGGGGCTCATTGCATTAAAGGCATAAAGCAAACCCAAAAACTACCAGCAACCCTTTTGTCTCaaaccagcagcagccaaaCAGTACCTGAGAGATttggacaaaatatttttctcttgttcAGGTGGATATTTGTCATCATCTCAGCTGTCACCTTGCTCCTGTATGCTCTCCTCTTGCTGTCACTTTACTTCATGCTCAGCAGGAAAATAGGTAATTTACTGTcctgttaggtttttttttcattttttgggCCCCAGTGTGGAATGGGAAAGGgtcagggcagggatggagcaccagcatcactgtgctgtgctggggtcCAGGCTGTGGGAGAGCTGTAAGTGATGTGAGCAGCGTCAGCGAGGGTCATATGACCTTGGGTTGTttcaaaaccattttctttcattGCTCTTGTTAGTAAAGTGGTGGGAAAACCCCACCAGAATCCATTGACAGCACATTATTTGTGGTGAAGCTCCACTTCCTGGCAGGAAAGTCTTTCACTCAAAACTGCTGCTCACATTTGTACATAACCCAGCCCTGTTTGCCACCGGGGTCAAACTCATTCCAAACTTGCAAGGAGAGACCCTGATGCTGTGATTTAACACTGCAgcctctccctgcagagcagggcacgACTGAATCATCTCCATAACCGAGCTGATGGAGCTGTGCCCACTTCAGCACACAGCAATAACTATTGGGGTTTGCTGTGGGGCTCCTGCAGAGGGTGGGGGTCCGTGTGGGGTGTGGGGTGCAttgggcacagccagggcaaggTGCTCACTCTCCTCTTGGTCCCAGCCCAGCATTCCCATGGGATGCAGGGATCCAGCAGCCCTGTGGCACAGCCCACCCCGGATCCCACCCCATCAGCAGGAGGGGCCAAGGCACAACAACCAGCACCAGCCTATGCAGGTAAGGGGGTCCTGCAGCAACAGGGCTTTGTCCTGGTGCTGGAATGGGAACTTTAGGCTTGGCATTTGTGTGATGTGCCTTCCCTTCCGAGCTGGGAAGACCCCGAGGTGGCCACGGGGCACAAGAGCCACTCACCATCCCAGTTGCCTCCTGTATCTCCCTGGGCTTTCCCTGACTGGTTCCCTACGGGccaggggtggggtggggagggctcACACTGGTGGTTTTTGGATTTTCAGTTTGCACTCCTGTAACCCCCTGGGAAGGGCTGCTGGTGGTGATGTCTCCTGTGTTTCAGGGAGCAGCGACACCTCCTCGGACACCTCCTCGGACTCATCTGacagcccctcctgcccacaggtacagccctgggcacagaaCCTCTGCCAgaacagccccagcccagcagtggaGGTGCCAGCACTGTGTCCATGTGGTTCCTGCCTGGCTCGAGACCCCCAGAGCAGCACCAagagtggtggtggtggggaaatGCATCAAATCATATTGAGATGCCATCAGGGGTGCTGGGTGGTGGCTGTCCTCTGTCCTCTGCCACATGCAGCGTTCCCCTTTTAGAGGGAAACATCCCCAGGGGCCAGGGAGATCCTTGGGCACAATTGGGCATGTTAGGGAAATTAAGAATATTAGAAACaaatcttccctgtgagggtggtggggccctggcacaggttgcccagagaagctgtggctgccccatccctggaagtgtccaaggccagattggacagggcttggagcaacctgggctggtggaaggtgtccctgcccatggcaggggggtggaatgagatgagctttaaagtcccttcgaacccaaaccatcccatgattctatgaagggGTGAACACCTTTGAGTGGGTTCAGGGCAAAGACCcccaggtgggtgctggggcCTGACCTGGGGtttgtgctgcttctgcaggGCCAAGGTTCAGGAGGAAACATCAACTACACATCCCTGGTCTTCCCAGGGAAAGGCCGTGGGccaggccctgcccaggacTACGAGAACATGAAGGCTGGGACTGACTATGTCAACGTGGACCCCAAGAAGAAGAAAGCACatctctggccctgctccagccccgtGGCATCCCAGCCTGTGGAGTACACCGAGGTGAAGCTGTGACACCCTGGATGCTCCTGCTCAATGCACAGCTGCACCACCAGGGCTGCCCCTTCCCTCGGGCAGTGCCTGGCACAGGCTGATGCCTGCAGCTCTTATTGCTTGCCACACAAGGAATGCAGTTTACTTGGCATTTTACTTAAAGGCATCGCTGTTCCCGGAGCGTGGGGTGGTGCATGTTGCTCCCACCCAGGCTGAAATGTGCTCCCCAGTTTTGTGTGATGGCCCTTTTTGTCATTTTgtgaaagcaaatgaaacatGCAGTGATCTTCAGAATACCCACCCAGGCTGGCTGACAGCTCCTCTGAATGATGCTTGTTTTGCTGATCACCCTCATGAAATCTTGTTAAATGCAGTTTCTCCACCTGTGTTGCCCTTGCTGCCTGACAAGCCCTGATCCATTGCCCTTCCCTGCACCCCCTTTGCTTTGATGCTCAAAATATTTCCAAGTCTCCATTGCTCTCAGAGCTTCCATGGGGGTTGGGGTGGCAACGTGGGCATCTTAACCCCTGGCCACACATCCAGGGGGCTGCCAGGACCAGGACAGGAGGGAGGCTCACCTGGGGAGCTTCCTCTCCCAGCTGAAAGCCACAATCATCAACCCAGCTGGGAAATATCCAAAGGGCTCCCAGGGGATTTATATCCCCCCTGCTCAGGGGGTTCTGGTCTTTCTGGGTTTTGAAGGATACAGCTGTCCACATGAGTGTAGGCAAGTCAAATCCCTCTGTGTCTGGTGGGGAGGAATGCTGTTCCCTGTCTCTCaccttttgctttccctgctctgtccctgcacCTGATGCCCTGAGTGCCTGGGTCGGCCTCTCCCCACCTGGGGATGTCTTTGCTCCTCACTCTGCATTTTGTTACTTGGgattattaaagaaataaaactccaAAGCGTTGGGAAGGGGGAGTGTGGAGCTGGGAGCTCTTTGtgagggggatggagctgctgcctcccagcacagccccccttcctcagggatggagctgccccAAGTGCATTTCAAATCAGCTCGGCAGCAAAGTGCTTTAATGAAAGGTTGTGAGACAATTGATTGGGTATTGatcatgggggggggggggggtcaggcaCTCCTGGTTTTATAACCTTGCTGTGCAGATCTGGCCCAACTTGAAGGGCACATGAAGGAAAATGttcaaaaccccaaacccatcTCTTGGAAACATCACTAGAGGCCAGGAGAGGTGTGGATGTGGAACTGGAGGTGAGGCCAAAACCAGCCAGGGGGAGTTTCTGGGAAAATTGATTCAAGTGCCTGGtgattaaaaagggaaaataattcaagatttcaaaatattttactctTAATGTCTTATTTTTACAGATTTAGCCTGGGATAACAGAAGGAATAACACACATTGCTCACAGGGGATTTGGTACCTTTGCTGGGACGTTTTTACATGACCATCAGCAGCTTTTGAGCTCGGCTCCCAGAGCAAATGGATGCTCTTTCCCGCCTCATCCATGCTTTATTCTTACACAAAACAGCCTCTGGGATACCTTCAATGAACAGGGAGAAGAGCAGGGGCCAGGCTGGGACTGCAAGGCCATGGCTTGCTCCAGACCCCCCCTCCTCTGTGCTCCCCAGTTCCCTGAGGCCGTGTCTGAGCCCCGGGTGGTTTTGGCACCCTGATCCCTGCTAAATaagacaaaagcagcagcaatttgagagcagctctgcactggGATGCAGCAGATGTTGAacagccagagcagccccacACGGGGGTTGGGGGCTGTGAGTAAACCTGATGGGAAGAGCCAGGGATAGGAGGGAAGCAGGAtctgagctggagcagggccagggctgcccgAGCAGCTCCTTGGGGGTGTCAGCGCTGCATTTTTGGCCCTCAGACGGGCACAGTGCGATGCAGGACAGCTGTGAACTGCAGGACAGGACGTGTCTGCCCCGTGGctttgctccagcccctccctggccccggggaggtgggcagggggtCAGCTCCAGACGTGCCTGTGAGCAGAGGAACAGGCTCTGCAGCCCAGAGGGGTGAGTGTGCTGTGCCCCAGGGCGGGGCAGAGCTGTGTCCAGCTTGTCTGCTCGGCCAGCAAAGCCCTGAGGATGGGAGATGAGAACTCACGGGGAGCTCTCGAGCAGATGGAGCCACGTTGcctcctgctgtgctcaggCTGCTTTGCTGGCATCTGTGAAACACAAAAAGCTCGAGTCCCTCCAGGAAGATTTTGCTGGTGCAGCATCCTCTTCCTGGAGGAGAGCAGCCAGAGGCTCCCTAAAGCCCCGAGGGGGTGGGTGCTGTGGTCAGGCAGTGACTGGAGGGGCTCTGTCCATCCCCCCCTCAATGCTCACAGGGTGTGCAGCAGCAAGGACAAGATGGACAGTGATGCTTTCTGGGTTAAACAATCAGATTTATGCAAAATGAAGGCTACCAGCTGGGGGGGGAGAGCCGCTGTGACACACAGCTCGTGGTGTCACATCTGGTGTGGCAGAGGAGGGACGTGCCCGGGCATCAGTAACCGCGGGATCTCAGAGCGTGCCCGACTCTGTCACCCCCTCCTCGCAGGGTGGGTAcagctccctggcactgcccccgTGCAGGGggaggctggcagggctggcgTGGTGGCTGTGGCTCAGGATGGtggttttcctgctgcagaggcTCCCGGTGGAGGCGGGTCTGCGCAGCCCCGCCCGGGGGCCGCCCCGGCAGCGCAGGCATCGCGCGGCGTCCTGGAGCAGGTGCCCGCTGAAGAACATGTAGATCCAGGGgttgcagcagctgctgaggctgGCCAGCAGCATGGTGAGGCTGAAAGCCACGTTGGTGGACTCTGGGGAGGCAAGAGGGAGAGATGAAACAtccacaagggctgggcagggtcACAGTGGGCAGGACCTGGGGGCTTTCTTTGGTTTGGGCACTTGTCCTTtgccccattcccatcccacctcaCTGGCATTCCTTTGGGTAGGAGGGTCTGCAGtgtgcaggcagagccaggctctACCCTTGGCAGAGGGTTCAGGTGGGTGGTGTTCTGCAGTGGGGATGTTCCAGAGCACATCCTCAGGGAGCCTTCTGGGAGGTGAGACCCAGCAGCTTTTGGATCTTCCTGCAGCCTGTTTGCTGGCCAAAGCATCTCCCAGAGGAGTTTTGACCTTGGATAAAGTTCCTTCTACCCATGGACAGGCTAGGAGAGCTACTGAAAATttccaggggggaaaaaattaatcaaCCCATGAAATCAGAAACACACTTATGAAACCTCTGTGAATTCCTGCATGAGGGAAGGGACATGGCACGGGTGTTCCCACATCTTTGCCAGTCCCTGTGGATGATGGCcagaaatcattatttttcagtatttttttctgatgaaaggAATGATTTGACTCTGGGGAGAAAACCTGTAGCCTcccctgtgatttttttaagaaatgacAGAATAACAGACAGCCCTTGTTTTGAGTTTGTTAAAAACTCAGCAGATCCACGGGAACGGAGCATGTTCCCAAGGCTCTGCCCACACCCTGTGCAGCTCCCCCCATGCCCACCAGCACTCACCATCATCAGGAGCATCCTCATCCCACACTGACCACATCTGCATGCTGAAGAAGGGCGCCCAGCAGGCCACGTAGGCGGCCACGATGACGAAGGTCATCTTCACCGTGCGGATCTTGGCGCGGGAGATGGTCCTCACGCTGCTCACCCGAGAGGGCTGCCCGCCCTTCTCcggggggcagggggcaggaggggcagccCCTGCGGACCCCCCCGTGCCAGGGGCACCGCTCTGGGTCTTGCCCTTGAGGTTCTTGCAGATCTCGTGGCAGATGAGGCCGTAGCAGACGGTGAGGACGCCGACGGGCAGGATGAAGACGCACAGCGTGGTCCAGGTGATGTAGGCGCGGGCTCCCCACGGGTACCCGAAGTCTGCCCAGCAGTCCAGCACCCCCGAGCCCGGGCGAACCTCCCGCAGGGAGAAGATGAACACCTGGGGCAGGCTGAGCAGGCAGCTGAGCAGCCACGTGGCCCCGATCATGGCGTAGGCCTGGCGGGTGGGCTGCTGCAGGGTGTGCAGCGGGTGGCACACGGCCAGGTAGCGGTCCAGGGTCATGGCGATGAGCATGTAGGTGGAGGCGAACATGCTCAGCACCTGCAGGTACTTGACGGCCCTGCAGAGGGGGTCCGGCCCCAGGAAGCGGTAGGTCACCTTCCAGACGAGCTGCGGCAGCACCTGGAAGAGCGCCACGGCCAGGTCGGTGAGCCCCAGGTGCAGGATGAAGAGGTGCATGCGGCTCATCTTCCTGCGCAGGCGGTACATGGCCAGCAGCACCCCCGCGTTGCCCACGGTGGCGATGGCCAGGATGGTGCCCAGCACCCCGACCTCTGCCTTGGCCAGCTCCTCGTCCCGGGTGTGCAGCAGCGTCAGGTTGGGGTCCCCCGCCGggcccagcagcccctggccGAGCCCAGGCCGGCTGGGGGGAGTGCTGTTCccaccccagcctggctccatcccttCGGGAAGCTGTGCAGCTCCAATGCTCCTCTTCAATGCCCGTTAaccccttccctgtccccccagggcTGAGAAATCAAAGTTGGTGCTTCCCCTGAGCACCAACTCCTGTGCCCCTGCCTGAGGGCTGGATGTGCTTCCTCCAGCTGTCCCCAACACCGGGACACCTCGTCACCTTCAGCACCACACTAACCCTGCGTCGAGCACCTGCAATTCCCTCTCcgcctgtgctgctctggaaaAATATTCCCGTGGAGCAGAGAGGTGCAAGAGCCCCTGC comes from the Pseudopipra pipra isolate bDixPip1 chromosome 25, bDixPip1.hap1, whole genome shotgun sequence genome and includes:
- the RHEX gene encoding regulator of hemoglobinization and erythroid cell expansion protein, with protein sequence MSNHLCQVLSLIFSSWIFVIISAVTLLLYALLLLSLYFMLSRKIAQHSHGMQGSSSPVAQPTPDPTPSAGGAKAQQPAPAYAGSSDTSSDTSSDSSDSPSCPQGQGSGGNINYTSLVFPGKGRGPGPAQDYENMKAGTDYVNVDPKKKKAHLWPCSSPVASQPVEYTEVKL
- the AVPR1B gene encoding vasopressin V1b receptor isoform X2; protein product: MEPGWGGNSTPPSRPGLGQGLLGPAGDPNLTLLHTRDEELAKAEVGVLGTILAIATVGNAGVLLAMYRLRRKMSRMHLFILHLGLTDLAVALFQVLPQLVWKVTYRFLGPDPLCRAVKYLQVLSMFASTYMLIAMTLDRYLAVCHPLHTLQQPTRQAYAMIGATWLLSCLLSLPQVFIFSLREVRPGSGVLDCWADFGYPWGARAYITWTTLCVFILPVGVLTVCYGLICHEICKNLKGKTQSGAPGTGGSAGAAPPAPCPPEKGGQPSRVSSVRTISRAKIRTVKMTFVIVAAYVACWAPFFSMQMWSVWDEDAPDDESTNVAFSLTMLLASLSSCCNPWIYMFFSGHLLQDAARCLRCRGGPRAGLRRPASTGSLCSRKTTILSHSHHASPASLPLHGGSARELYPPCEEGVTESGTL
- the AVPR1B gene encoding vasopressin V1b receptor isoform X1, giving the protein MEPGWGGNSTPPSRPGLGQGLLGPAGDPNLTLLHTRDEELAKAEVGVLGTILAIATVGNAGVLLAMYRLRRKMSRMHLFILHLGLTDLAVALFQVLPQLVWKVTYRFLGPDPLCRAVKYLQVLSMFASTYMLIAMTLDRYLAVCHPLHTLQQPTRQAYAMIGATWLLSCLLSLPQVFIFSLREVRPGSGVLDCWADFGYPWGARAYITWTTLCVFILPVGVLTVCYGLICHEICKNLKGKTQSGAPGTGGSAGAAPPAPCPPEKGGQPSRVSSVRTISRAKIRTVKMTFVIVAAYVACWAPFFSMQMWSVWDEDAPDDVALLACPWVEGTLSKVKTPLGDALASKQAAGRSKSCWVSPPRRLPEDVLWNIPTAEHHPPEPSAKGRAWLCLHTADPPTQRNASESPPTWLSASPCCWPASAAAATPGSTCSSAGTCSRTPRDACAAGAAPGRGCADPPPPGASAAGKPPS